Proteins encoded in a region of the Pelmatolapia mariae isolate MD_Pm_ZW linkage group LG16_19, Pm_UMD_F_2, whole genome shotgun sequence genome:
- the lingo2b gene encoding leucine-rich repeat and immunoglobulin-like domain-containing nogo receptor-interacting protein 2b, which yields MKEGIVGKRDMRHPAPHHCHLFLGGALLLLLASSVLSCPARCDCSAPSKSVSCHRKRLLTIPEGIPIETRVLDLSKNKLRVITPDNFSSFQQLEDLDLSDNLISAVEPGSFRSQLALRSLNFRSNLLQLVPVGVLSGLTNLTRLDLSHNRLVVLLDHAFQDLRRLTSLEVGDNELVFISQRAFTGLLGLQSLTLERSNLTVVPSDALAHLHSLVELRMRYLSISFLKPFSFKRLSRLRHLEIDFWPWLDTLPPLSLHGLNLTTLFITNTNLTAFPGTALHNLPYLTHLNLSYCRIQHIHQGDLGQLPHLLELRLQGAQLVSIEPFAFAGLKSLQLLDVSENRLDSLEKGVFASLDSLKRLCLGGNPLVCDCRLLWLLNSHKPPSLQILDVQPKCSAPQNLTGQTLQDLKEPLVSKYMTCTKPRIGPNTTQLLMADEGQPARLSCMAEGAPHPSVVWITPHRRYITAKSRGRVEVRPDGTLEIKAAELHDNGVYRCIASNPAGNASLSASLAVKSLGIGDRSHYSNRSTNNLTDSNSTSGNGTALYNMTDTIDIKTIIISTAMGCLSFLGVVIFCFLFLFAWSRGKGRHKSNFDMEYVPRKSNGASAEATETSGPRRVNMKMI from the coding sequence ATGAAAGAGGGCATCGTGGGTAAAAGAGACATGCGACACCCAGCCCCGCACCACTGCCACCTCTTTCTGGGCGGGGCCTTGCTGCTTCTCCTGGCCAGCTCGGTTCTGAGCTGCCCCGCCCGATGTGATTGCTCTGCTCCAAGCAAATCGGTCAGTTGCCACCGTAAGCGCCTCCTCACCATCCCTGAAGGCATCCCCATTGAGACACGTGTCCTAGACCTCAGTAAGAACAAGCTGCGCGTCATCACGCCGGACAACTTCTCTTCATTCCAGCAACTAGAAGACCTGGATCTCAGCGACAACCTCATCAGTGCGGTCGAGCCTGGTTCATTTCGTTCTCAGCTTGCGCTCCGCTCGCTCAACTTCCGCAGTAACCTTCTCCAACTGGTTCCTGTCGGTGTGCTGTCAGGCCTGACCAACCTCACCCGCCTTGATCTCAGCCACAACAGACTGGTGGTTCTTCTGGATCATGCCTTTCAAGATCTGCGTAGGTTGACATCACTGGAGGTGGGCGATAACGAGCTGGTTTTCATCTCTCAGCGGGCCTTTACTGGATTACTCGGACTTCAAAGTCTGACACTGGAACGTTCCAATTTGACGGTCGTACCTAGTGACGCTCTGGCACATCTGCACAGCCTGGTCGAGCTGCGCATGCGCTACCTGAGCATTAGTTTTCTTAAGCCTTTCTCTTTTAAGAGATTATCTCGTCTCCGCCATTTAGAGATTGATTTCTGGCCCTGGCTGGACACACTGCCTCCCCTCTCGCTGCATGGCCTCAACCTCACAACATTGTTCATAACCAACACTAACCTGACTGCCTTCCCAGGCACAGCACTGCACAACCTGCCCTACCTCACGCATCTCAACCTGTCCTACTGCCGCATCCAGCACATCCACCAGGGAGATCTGGGCCAACTCCCACACTTGCTGGAGCTCCGCCTCCAAGGGGCTCAGCTGGTTTCTATAGAGCCCTTTGCTTTTGCGGGCCTCAAATCTTTACAACTACTGGATGTGTCAGAGAACCGACTGGACTCTCTGGAGAAGGGAGTGTTCGCCTCTCTAGACAGCTTGAAGAGGCTTTGTTTGGGTGGAAACCCATTAGTGTGCGACTGCAGATTGCTTTGGCTGCTCAACAGCCACAAGCCCCCTTCTCTGCAGATTTTGGACGTCCAGCCTAAGTGCAGCGCACCTCAGAACCTCACAGGGCAAACTCTCCAGGACCTCAAGGAGCCTCTGGTGTCCAAGTACATGACCTGCACCAAGCCACGGATTGGACCCaacaccacacagctgctgatgGCTGACGAAGGCCAGCCTGCCCGTCTGAGCTGCATGGCAGAGGGAGCGCCACACCCCTCTGTGGTCTGGATTACACCTCACAGACGCTATATCACAGCCAAAAGCCGTGGTAGGGTGGAGGTCCGACCAGATGGTACCCTTGAGATCAAGGCAGCAGAGCTGCATGACAACGGGGTGTATAGGTGTATTGCCAGTAACCCCGCTGGCAATGCTAGCCTGTCGGCCTCATTAGCTGTGAAGAGTCTGGGCATTGGGGATAGATCTCACTATAGCAACAGGAGCACAAATAATCTGACAGACTCCAACAGCACATCGGGGAACGGGACTGCACTGTACAACATGACAGACACAATAGACATTAAGACTATCATTATATCTACAGCCATGGGCTGCCTGTCCTTCCTAGGTGTGGTCATCTtctgcttcctgtttctgtttgcCTGGAGCCGAGGGAAAGGACGGCATAAGAGCAACTTTGATATGGAGTATGTCCCTCGCAAATCCAACGGGGCTTCAGCAGAGGCGACGGAAACAAGTGGCCCACGAAGGGTCAACATGAAAATGatctga